A region of Centropristis striata isolate RG_2023a ecotype Rhode Island chromosome 17, C.striata_1.0, whole genome shotgun sequence DNA encodes the following proteins:
- the LOC131989136 gene encoding butyrophilin subfamily 3 member A2-like isoform X1 yields the protein MQQDKWGVLVSFNYQNNKMLLSLQSPVRLLSVLVFHLLLTHLCRGQSQLVGPSQPIVANVGDDIILPCHLEPAEDVAAMTLEWTRLGLKLKLVNVWRDGQDLDTRSPSYRGRTFLFTDELKKGNISLKLSTVKLSDTGRYKCFIPEIDKESFIELVVAGAVSLPVINLAGIDRDKEGVVLQCESSGWYPEPELLWLDGEGKLLSAGPTETVRGPDDLYTVSSRVTVEKRHSNSFTCRVHQKDTNHTRETHITVPDDFFKVQSSSSGTTGLAVGLAVSCILVIVLLVILVLKLRQNKTKTKRSRKDTTDGGDQNVTEEEMKTLKGKKKKKSKHKLEEEQQRREEAENRVQVLEEELQTKIRELQDEQSRRKREVQQKEKELQDQTVKLQQETQRKNEALRDVETLKTELENKIKQLEKHLQEEKSLKTNLQNKNTQLEKQFEEEKNRRMKLEKEVESLKTQLQQSSWFWGANKS from the exons ATGCAGCAG GACAAATGGGGTGTGTTAGTCTCATTTAATTACCAGAACAACAAGATGCTTCTGTCTCTCCAGTCTCCAGTCAGACTCCTCAGTGTTTTGGTTTTCCATCTTCTCCTCACACACCTTTGTAGAG GTCAGTCTCAGTTAGTTGGTCCATCTCAGCCAATAGTGGCAAACGttggtgatgacatcattttgCCATGTCACCTGGAGCCTGCGGAGGATGTTGCTGCCATGACGCTGGAGTGGACGAGATTGGGCCTGAAACTTAAACTTGTCAATGTGTGGCGTGATGGTCAGGACCTTGATACTAGAAGTCCATCTTACAGAGGAAGAACTTTTCTATTCACTGATGAACTGAAGAAAGGAAACATTTCACTGAAACTCTCCACAGTGAAactttctgatacggggagatACAAATGCTTCATTCCAGAAATTGATAAAGAATCTTTCATTGAACTTGTTGTTG CAGGTGCTGTTTCCTTGCCTGTCATTAATTTAGCAGGGATTGATAGAGACAAAGAGGGAGTGGTTCTCCAGTGTGAGTCTTCTGGCTGGTATCCAGAGCCTGAGCTGTTGTGGCTGGACGGTGAGGGaaagctcctctctgctggacctacagagacagtcagaggtCCTGATGACCTCTATActgtcagcagcagagtgactgTGGAGAAGAGACACAGCAACAGCTTCACCTGTAGAGTCCACCAGAAGGACACCAACCACACCAGAGAGACACACATCACTGTTCCAG ATGATTTCTTTAAGGTCCAGTCCAGTTCTTCTGGCACAACTGGTTTAGCTGTTGGTCTGGCTGTTTCCTGCATCCTGGTTATCGTGCTGCTTGTGATTCTTGTGTTGAAactgagacaaaacaaaacca AGACCAAGAGAAGCAGGAAGGATACAACTGATGGAGGAGATCAGAATGTTACTGAAGAAGAAATGAAGACTttgaagggaaaaaagaaaaagaagagcaaacat AagttggaggaggagcagcagaggagagaagaagctgAGAACAGAGTTCAGGtcctggaggaggagctgcagactAAGATCAGGGAG CTCCAGGATGAACAgagcaggagaaagagagaagttCAGCAGAAGGAAAAGGAGTTGCAGGACCAGACTGTTAAG CTCCAGCAGGAGACACAGAGAAAGAATGAAGCTCTGAGAGACGTGGAGACCCTGAAGACTGAGCTGgagaacaagataaaacag CTGGAGAAACACCTCCAGGAGGAGAAGAGCTTGAAGACAAACCtgcagaacaagaacacacag CTGGAGAAGCAGTTTGAAGAGGAGAAGAACAGGAGGATGAAGTTAGAGAAGGAAGTGGAGAGCTTGAAGACACAG CTGCAGCAAAGTTCCTGGTTCTGG
- the LOC131989136 gene encoding butyrophilin subfamily 3 member A2-like isoform X2, with translation MQQDKWGVLVSFNYQNNKMLLSLQSPVRLLSVLVFHLLLTHLCRGQSQLVGPSQPIVANVGDDIILPCHLEPAEDVAAMTLEWTRLGLKLKLVNVWRDGQDLDTRSPSYRGRTFLFTDELKKGNISLKLSTVKLSDTGRYKCFIPEIDKESFIELVVGAVSLPVINLAGIDRDKEGVVLQCESSGWYPEPELLWLDGEGKLLSAGPTETVRGPDDLYTVSSRVTVEKRHSNSFTCRVHQKDTNHTRETHITVPDDFFKVQSSSSGTTGLAVGLAVSCILVIVLLVILVLKLRQNKTKTKRSRKDTTDGGDQNVTEEEMKTLKGKKKKKSKHKLEEEQQRREEAENRVQVLEEELQTKIRELQDEQSRRKREVQQKEKELQDQTVKLQQETQRKNEALRDVETLKTELENKIKQLEKHLQEEKSLKTNLQNKNTQLEKQFEEEKNRRMKLEKEVESLKTQLQQSSWFWGANKS, from the exons ATGCAGCAG GACAAATGGGGTGTGTTAGTCTCATTTAATTACCAGAACAACAAGATGCTTCTGTCTCTCCAGTCTCCAGTCAGACTCCTCAGTGTTTTGGTTTTCCATCTTCTCCTCACACACCTTTGTAGAG GTCAGTCTCAGTTAGTTGGTCCATCTCAGCCAATAGTGGCAAACGttggtgatgacatcattttgCCATGTCACCTGGAGCCTGCGGAGGATGTTGCTGCCATGACGCTGGAGTGGACGAGATTGGGCCTGAAACTTAAACTTGTCAATGTGTGGCGTGATGGTCAGGACCTTGATACTAGAAGTCCATCTTACAGAGGAAGAACTTTTCTATTCACTGATGAACTGAAGAAAGGAAACATTTCACTGAAACTCTCCACAGTGAAactttctgatacggggagatACAAATGCTTCATTCCAGAAATTGATAAAGAATCTTTCATTGAACTTGTTGTTG GTGCTGTTTCCTTGCCTGTCATTAATTTAGCAGGGATTGATAGAGACAAAGAGGGAGTGGTTCTCCAGTGTGAGTCTTCTGGCTGGTATCCAGAGCCTGAGCTGTTGTGGCTGGACGGTGAGGGaaagctcctctctgctggacctacagagacagtcagaggtCCTGATGACCTCTATActgtcagcagcagagtgactgTGGAGAAGAGACACAGCAACAGCTTCACCTGTAGAGTCCACCAGAAGGACACCAACCACACCAGAGAGACACACATCACTGTTCCAG ATGATTTCTTTAAGGTCCAGTCCAGTTCTTCTGGCACAACTGGTTTAGCTGTTGGTCTGGCTGTTTCCTGCATCCTGGTTATCGTGCTGCTTGTGATTCTTGTGTTGAAactgagacaaaacaaaacca AGACCAAGAGAAGCAGGAAGGATACAACTGATGGAGGAGATCAGAATGTTACTGAAGAAGAAATGAAGACTttgaagggaaaaaagaaaaagaagagcaaacat AagttggaggaggagcagcagaggagagaagaagctgAGAACAGAGTTCAGGtcctggaggaggagctgcagactAAGATCAGGGAG CTCCAGGATGAACAgagcaggagaaagagagaagttCAGCAGAAGGAAAAGGAGTTGCAGGACCAGACTGTTAAG CTCCAGCAGGAGACACAGAGAAAGAATGAAGCTCTGAGAGACGTGGAGACCCTGAAGACTGAGCTGgagaacaagataaaacag CTGGAGAAACACCTCCAGGAGGAGAAGAGCTTGAAGACAAACCtgcagaacaagaacacacag CTGGAGAAGCAGTTTGAAGAGGAGAAGAACAGGAGGATGAAGTTAGAGAAGGAAGTGGAGAGCTTGAAGACACAG CTGCAGCAAAGTTCCTGGTTCTGG